The following proteins come from a genomic window of Bacteroidales bacterium:
- a CDS encoding DUF4870 domain-containing protein, whose translation MDEKNYSMLMHLSQFGGFIVPLAGLIMPIVMWLTNNKESETIDAHGKNIINWMISSVIYAIISAVLIFIYVGIGLLIILVIIEIIFPIVGGIKANRGEVWKYPLAIRFFK comes from the coding sequence ATGGATGAAAAAAATTATTCCATGCTTATGCATTTAAGTCAATTTGGCGGTTTCATTGTACCGTTAGCAGGGCTTATTATGCCTATTGTAATGTGGCTGACAAATAATAAAGAAAGTGAAACCATTGATGCTCACGGCAAAAACATAATTAATTGGATGATAAGTTCAGTAATTTATGCAATTATCTCTGCTGTTTTAATATTTATTTATGTAGGTATCGGATTGTTAATTATACTGGTAATTATTGAAATTATCTTTCCGATAGTCGGCGGTATTAAGGCTAACAGAGGTGAAGTATGGAAATATCCTTTAGCTATTCGTTTTTTTAAGTAA
- a CDS encoding DUF5615 family PIN-like protein: MKFLFDQNISFRIIKLIIDYFPESTHILNVNLINSSDKEIWDYAKMHNYIIVTQDSDFNDLAVTKGFPPKIIWLKIGNLPTQSFADLLIELKKEIIEFLNSTEYGIFEIHKRNLKVLRP; this comes from the coding sequence ATGAAATTTTTATTTGATCAAAATATTTCATTCAGAATAATAAAACTAATTATTGACTATTTCCCTGAATCAACCCATATTTTAAATGTAAATCTTATAAACAGCAGCGATAAAGAGATATGGGATTATGCTAAAATGCATAATTATATTATTGTTACACAAGATTCAGATTTTAATGATTTAGCTGTTACAAAAGGTTTTCCTCCAAAAATTATTTGGTTAAAAATCGGGAATTTACCAACTCAAAGTTTTGCTGATTTATTAATTGAACTTAAAAAAGAGATTATTGAATTTTTAAACAGTACTGAATATGGTATTTTTGAGATTCATAAAAGAAATTTGAAAGTATTACGTCCATAA
- a CDS encoding DUF433 domain-containing protein: MINYNKIITFEPGKRSGKPCIRGMRITVQDILSWLASGMSYDEILTDFPELTKADILAVLAYTADKEKKIIYAT; the protein is encoded by the coding sequence ATGATTAATTATAACAAAATAATAACATTTGAGCCGGGAAAGCGAAGCGGAAAACCTTGCATCAGAGGTATGAGAATAACAGTACAAGATATACTCTCTTGGCTTGCTTCCGGAATGTCTTATGATGAAATATTAACTGATTTTCCTGAACTTACGAAAGCAGATATTCTCGCTGTATTAGCATATACAGCAGATAAGGAAAAGAAAATCATTTATGCAACATGA